A stretch of DNA from Thermanaerosceptrum fracticalcis:
CTGTCCACGAATTGTAATGGTTTCTATGACTTTCAGTCCCCATGTATCGGGTCTATTCAATGGAACCCCGGTTGTAAAAATGCCGCCGAAGAAAAATTATGAGGCTTTCAGTCCCCATGTATCGGGTCTATTCAATGGAACGCCGCCCTCAGCAGGTCAGCCAACTCGAACATGTCTTCTTTCAGTCCCCATGTATCGGGTCTATTCAATGGAACTCATGAAATGATAAATCTAGAAATGGATGTCAGGGGCTTTCAGTCCCCATGTATCGGGTCTATTCAATGGAACTACTACTGATGCGGTGAACGGGTATGATTATACTTGCGCTTTCAGTCCCCATGTATCGGGTCTATTCAATGGAACCGATATGTTTCACTGTCTGCCTCCTGGCGGTTTTTGATACTTTCAGTCCCCATGTATCGGGTCTATTCAATGGAACTCATCGGTAAACCTACTAGTGTAATGAAACAAGAACTCTTTCAGTCCCCATGTATCGGGTCTATTCAATGGAACTTTTCTCTTTCTCCGTCCTGGGCCATGTCATCAAGTATCCTTTCAGTCCCCATGTATCGGGTCTATTCAATGGAACATAAACTGATTGAACGAGGAAACGAATTGGAAGAACTAACTTTCAGTCCCCATGTATCGGGTCTATTCAATGGAACGGTAATGCTATCGGTGATATGCGGGTAGTTGCTAATGACTTTCAGTCCCCATGTATCGGGTCTATTCAATGGAACGGACGATGGTGCCTATACGGTTTATAGCCGAGAGCCTCTTTCAGTCCCCATGTATCGGGTCTATTCAATGGAACAGTTGGTTCTTTCATTATTTGAAAATTTTACTAGTATCTTTCAGTCCCCATGTATCGGGTCTATTCAATGGAACATTCGGACCTATGGCCATTCACCGTCAATACTATATACTTTCAGTCCCCATGTATCGGGTCTATTCAATGGAACGTTCCTGCGTCAGGCGAAAAGAATCGCACGATAGGAGCTTTCAGTCCCCATGTATCGGGTCTATTCAATGGAACTAGCCCTATCTTCTAAACTGCCTAAAATATTCTTCCGCCTTTCAGTCCCCATGTATCGGGTCTATTCAATGGAACAAAATACAAATCGTAGCAGTTATAGAGACAATTACATCCTTTCAGTCCCCATGTATCGGGTCTATTCAATGGAACTCTCGATTAGTTTATTCAGATACCATTGCGCCTTTTGTCTTTCAGTCCCCATGTATCGGGTCTATTCAATGGAACGCTATATGTCATCTCATCAAGTTGGCAATCCTTTGGCCTTTCAGTCCCCATGTATCGGGTCTATTCAATGGAACGTCCCGGCAATCACGCAATCTCTGCTCTGCTTCTTTCCTTTCAGTCCCCATGTATCGGGTCTATTCAATGGAACAGGGCCATGCGACACGGGCCCGGGGTCCCGGTGTCAAACTTTCAGTCCCCATGTATCGGGTCTATTCAATGGAACAATCAAAAAAGAAGGATTGCTTGAGCAAAAAATAAAGCCTTTCAGTCCCCATGTATCGGGTCTATTCAATGGAACGTGTGCGGTGGAAATGGATATAGTGCAGGTTGTTTCCCCTTTCAGTCCCCATGTATCGGGTCTATTCAATGGAACGCTTCTTCCATATAGTCGTCTGTGTATGATTTTTTAGCTTTCAGTCCCCATGTATCGGGTCTATTCAATGGAACCCTTTGAGAATAAAAAATCCGGTTAGAATCGACATAACCTTTCAGTCCCCATGTATCGGGTCTATTCAATGGAACTGCAATTTTTGGACAAGCCGAAGAAGGAAGAATCATACTTTCAGTCCCCATGTATCGGGTCTATTCAATGGAACGTAAAACAACTTCTGCAATTATAGCAGCCTATAACGTCTTTCAGTCCCCATGTATCGGGTCTATTCAATGGAACTTAAATCAAACCCTAATTGGGAATATGTTGGAATGTATTCTTTCAGTCCCCATGTATCGGGTCTATTCAATGGAACTGCACTGGCTAGAAAAATAACTCAACCTGCAAAGGATCTTTCAGTCCCCATGTATCGGGTCTATTCAATGGAACCCGACATCACAAAAGAACTGATGGAAAGTCAAAAACTTTCAGTCCCCATGTATCGGGTCTATTCAATGGAACAGATACCGCATATAACGATTATCGGACAAAGAAAATAACTTTCAGTCCCCATGTATCGGGTCTATTCAATGGAACCCAGGAGGCAGATAGTGAAACGTATCGGGAAAGGGTATCTTTCAGTCCCCATGTATCGGGTCTATTCAATGGAACTCGCCTCGTAGTATTTCTCCTTTCCAGACAAATATATCTTTCAGTCCCCATGTATCGGGTCTATTCAATGGAACGTGTCATCATGTGCTTTATAAAATCCCACAATGCAAACTTTCAGTCCCCATGTATCGGGTCTATTCAATGGAACGCTCCTTGAGCGGTCACTTTCCCCATCGGTAACTTCAACTTTCAGTCCCCATGTATCGGGTCTATTCAATGGAACTATTAAGGAAGCGTAATCATTATCTAAATCGATTTTTTCTTTCAGTCCCCATGTATCGGGTCTATTCAATGGAACGCCGATAACAAGATATCAATAAGCTGCAAGATTATAACTTTCAGTCCCCATGTATCGGGTCTATTCAATGGAACTCAACACTTCCAATATTGGCAATTCTATACATTTGTTCTTTCAGTCCCCATGTATCGGGTCTATTCAATGGAACGCAGAAGGAAAAAATAAATTGACAGAGGATGATTTTTCTTTCAGTCCCCATGTATCGGGTCTATTCAATGGAACGACCGAAACCCGTAATTCTATATTACGGTTACTTAGATCTTTCAGTCCCCATGTATCGGGTCTATTCAATGGAACAGACCAAGCGTTTCCATTACGGCGTAGACTTTGCCGCTTTCAGTCCCCATGTATCGGGTCTATTCAATGGAACTGATAAGAGTGAAGTCTTGAGTGGCAGGCGGTAAGGCCAACTTTCAGTCCCCATGTATCGGGTCTATTCAATGGAACGCAATGTTTATGGGTTCGTTACTCCGGTAGACTTCCTCTTTCAGTCCCCATGTATCGGGTCTATTCAATGGAACTTCAATTTTTCACAACAATAACGTACTATTCGAGTTGGCTTTCAGTCCCCATGTATCGGGTCTATTCAATGGAACTCCTGGGGAGTCCGAGGGGCAGGGGTCCCCGTGTCAACTTTCAGTCCCCATGTATCGGGTCTATTCAATGGAACCAACTCAAGACGAACCTTTATATTTCGAACTTACAACCGACTTTCAGTCCCCATGTATCGGGTCTATTCAATGGAACAAAAAGTCCTGCTCAAATGGGGCGAAGGGCTAAGTTTGCTTTCAGTCCCCATGTATCGGGTCTATTCAATGGAACAATTACTGGAAAAAATGCGTAGCGAACAAAAAGAAATACTTTCAGTCCCCATGTATCGGGTCTATTCAATGGAACTGATGTATTCCCCTTTCGGGGCTGACTGGTTGAAACTGCCTTTCAGTCCCCATGTATCGGGTCTATTCAATGGAACGAAGCCTGCGGGGGCGATAAGGCTCTGGAGAATATTCCTTTCAGTCCCCATGTATCGGGTCTATTCAATGGAACCGACTTTGGCGAAATGCCTAGAAATGGCTTGTGACTTGCGTTTCGGGACTCCAAAATAAATCAAGCTACATCTATTTTTCCGCAAAAATATTTTCTGTTTGAAATACCAGGTCTTTTGCGAAAATACCATTTCCCCCTATTACGAACCAAATCGTAGATAAACGCTAACTACTATAAGCTTTCCCCCTTTCAAATCATTTCTTGCAAACATTCATAAGATAATTTCTATAAAAGATAAGATAAATCCTGTCTTTTAAAGAAAAATATTAGCCAAGGCAGTTACGGTAATAAGGGCAGGTATCATAGCAGTTCTGGGCAATTCCGGGGTCAATTTCCTCATAAATCATCCGCATTTTTTCATCCCGTTCTTCGATAAACCATTGTCTTAACTCATCATCAATAATGTGAATGTCTTTTTTTACGCTCAGTCTTCCATTCTTAAATTCCGCATAGACTAAGCACCCCAGGTTAACTGGAAATTCATGAATAGCCTCCATCACCAGAGCATAACCGGTAGTAGTCAAGCGGTGAAATTTTTTAGGTTCCCCAAACTTAAGGTCAATGATCATGGGTTCTGAGAAAGTAAAAGCATCGGCGCTTAAATTTTGGCTCAACCCCAGGAATGACCCGTCCAATTTCTGCTCTACTACCACGGGAATAGCTAAGGAGACCAAGGAATCTTCGGCAATATAAGGTTGCTTTATTAAAATTTCCTGGATACGGGCAACAATCCTTGAAGTCTCAAAGTTGGCGAGGATTTCAGCGTCTCTTGCTAAACTACTGAATTCTTCTTCGGAAAGTTGGGAGCGATACCGTTCAAAATTTGTTTTGAAAGGAATTTTATGCTCTTGTAAAAACTCCTGGTAGTTACCCACACCATGGAGATAGATGAGTTTCTTTGCCCGGACCAGTACATCAACCAAAACCTGGTGTAAAAGTTTACCCCGAAGCATGGCAGCATTGGGCCTCGCTTTTACACCATCTATGCGACGCAAAAATAAATCGCGGTTAGTTGGGCAGTAAGAATTGGCGATTTCATAGAGGGCAAGCTTAATATCATACACGGGCTCCAAGGGAGGCTGATTCCAATTCCAGCCCCTGAGTTCATCGGCTATATCCATCTGCCTGGACTTAGGCAAATAACTCTTTAGTAATTGTTTGCGTTCTTCATCAGTGAGAAAATACATTTTTTCTAACTCACATCCCCACAATAGTTTCTATATTCGCAATCAGTACAACGGCCCTTATGCTGGTTGGGACGGGGTATTCTTTCCTTGAGAATTATCTCTCGAATTTTTTCTAAGACATCTTTGACAAATATCCGGGCATTAGGAGTAATTTGGATAGGATAAGGTGTTTTTTCCGGAATAATGTATAAAAATCCATAGCGAACCGGCTTGTTATAATAATCCTCTAAGAGCATAGCATAGCTTACCAGTTGATATTTATGATTTAGGGATGGCCCTTTTCTTGTATGCTTAAACTCTACGGGGAAATATTCTCCTTCCGAGACAATGTGCATATCCAGCTTACCTTCCAAACCCAACCGTTCTGAGCGAAGGTACTGGTGAAACCGCCGCTCCCCCTCGGAAAGGCTATACCGTTTGAAAGTACGCCGCTTTTCCAGGCGATCCAGTTCCAAGTGTTCTTCTTTCCCGTACTCCATTTTACGGGTAATTTTTTTCTCCACCGGGCAGACATAGGTAAAATAAATTATGCGCGGGCAGTAAATGTATTGCTTAACATCAGTGACTCTTAATTTAATCATCTATGATAATGCCCCCTGGTTCTACCCGAATTTCGTTCATAAGCCTTAAGTCCTTATCACAAATGGGGCAGATGAGGATTTTGCCAAGGTTTTTACCCAGGATTCTTCTAAGCCGCTGGCGCAATTCGTCTCTGCGGTTGTGGTTAAGATCACCGATAAAGACACTGTATTGGATACGCGCAAGACCATAATCTTTACAAGCTTCACAAATCTTGTTGCGGATTCTATCATCTTCAATATCATAGCTAACTAAAGTACGCATTACCAACTACTAACAAAAGGCTTATACTTCGCCTCTCCCCGTAAAAAGGTGGCAATCCGCCTGGCCTGGTTCTGAATGATGGTTTTTAAGGCTGACTTTTTGCCCTGGAAGCTTTCTTTATGATCAAGGCGCTCAAAAATCCGTGCCGCAAAATCTCTCTTCGTCTGAGTATCCAAATATTCCCCGTCCATACCAATCTCAATTCCTTTGTTTACGATGGCAATGACAACCCTGTCCACTACCGGCTGGCGAAATTCTTCGATAAAATCATAGACCAGGCTTTTCTTCCCCGGCCTATCTACATGCAGGTAACCGCAAAAAATATCAAGGCCGGCCAGGACCAGAGCCTTCTCGATCTGCTGGTTTAATATTCCGTACCCGTAATTTAATAAAGAATTGAAGGGGTCACCTGCTCCGCGATGTTCTCGTCCGGGAAATTCTATTTTCCCATCGGTAAGGAGTTTTACCATATCCCAATAGATATTGCCAACCCGCCCCTCCACTGACATGATTTGTCCGCGGATATCATCAATACACTTCCCTTTTATTTCTTTCAGTTCTTCGGCAAACTTCTCCATCCAGGTGATTCCGTGGTAAATCTGTTCATAAAGCTCACGATTAGCACCTTTACGGTACTTGGCAAAGTATTTTAAGATATTGAGCTGGTTTTTCAGTTTACCTTCCACAAAGGCCTTAGCTAAATGGATTCCTCTTTGGTCATTGTAGGCCATTAATTGCTCGCGACGGGTCATGGCCGTGCCAACCAAATATGGTGAAATCAAACTGGCATAAGGGGTCCCTGAAAAATCCAGGAAGCTTATATAAATCCCATGTCTGACACATTCTCGAATGCAGTCCGTAGATAAAGAAACACCAGGGTTATCAATAATAATCTGCTCCAGGTCATGGAAGGGTATTTCGTTAACGACTTTATTGTTTTCCTTGACTATCAATCTTTCACTTTTCTTGCCCAGGAAAGAACCAAAGTTGGATATGTATAATTGCATTCGACCAGCTCCTCGACCTTCTTCCTGGCTAGATTATTGCCATAAAGTGGAACATATATTCTCCAATACAATTGACGTAACTTGAAAGTGGTGACAGAAAGGAGAACCCACCACAATTACATGTGATGGGCTCTCCTTGAAGAATATTATTATTTTTATTCATTACTTGTAGAGGTTTAAGAGTCATTACGATAATAAGTATAACTTTTCGAACTGGTGACTTGCCGGTACGGGAGCAAGTAAGGCCTTAAAACACGGTGCTTTCCTAACTCGATACTTTTATTTGAAAAGCTATTGATTCGTTCAAAGAAGTCTTTAGCATCAACTTCCCCTAATTCGTCCAAATACTGGGTTATTCCGTACAAGTCAGGTTTAAAGGATTTATGAGAGGAAGGTATTGGTAAAATAAAACCTTCTAACTCACCTTCCACCATTCGTGTTCCGCCAAATTGAAAGAAGCTTCCTCGCTTACCAAAATAATTGATATGTGCTAGGACCAAATTAATTTTATCTATATCTTCCTCATTGAGGGCATATGCGTCTAATGCTATCTTCATCTTTCCTTGAAAATAGCAGAATTCACGAAAGGCTATAGAAGATATATAGGGTTCCTCAGGTTTTTTTTCTTTTGGTTCCCTTTTTATCTTTATAAAAGTATGATTTACAGTCAGATGTTTTGGCGGGCACAATCTTATTTCCCGACTTTTTATCAGGTTAAATATCCAGCGGGCTAAATTTTCTCCTTCCATGCGAAAAGCTGCATCTACCATTGCAAGTTTGCACGCATAAGGGGTCGGTACAAAAAGAGTTTTACCTCCGCTTGAAGTACTATAGCTACTACGTAAAGAAAATAAAGACACTGGTAAATACGATGCTATAAGCCAGTATTTATTAACTGAATTCATATCACATCGCCTCATAAGGTTTGACTTGTAATATTAAGTCTCCCATTTTTTCCGCAAACTCTCCTAAAGAATTAAAAGGATAAAGTGTTACGGCTTGTGGGTGAAGTTTATCAAGGGCATTTTTTACGGTCTTAATCTCCTCTTCATAATTGGGATTTAAAGCACTTGCAACTGGAGCTGGTACAGTACTAGTCGATACTGAAATTATACCTTCAAAATTTACTATATGGGGATTCTGTGTATTACGGTGGGCACCGTTTGGTTTAAGGAATGTAAAGAGTACACTTTGTAAAACAGCCTTTATTCTTTTTTCTCGCTCCTGGTCCGGCAAAACATATTCAAGGTTAATATCATTTCGACCCACTCTGAATAAATCTATATTTAAGACAACCGCATATTGTCCCGAAGATGCGGGTCGGTGAAAAATATTTTGTCCCGTATTGGCACCACTTTCATCACCTGAACCTTTACCTCGTCCTTCAGGCGCGTATTTAACATGAAAGTACGACTCTGTCTTGGTAACATCTGGGCGTCCCACAACCCAACCAAATTCTAGGACAGATTTACGACCAATAGCTCTCTTCTTGCCACCAACTTCACTAGTAATAAGGATACCCTCCGCATCATCGATAATACATTTCTTAATAGCCTCACTTAATACAATATTATCTGGAGTATCCTTGGGGATAGCACCAGCGAACTCGGTATCAGCCACTATGCGATTAGCATCAAACTTTTGACAAGGACCACATAAGGGAAGACTTTTTTCAGTTGCCAAATTATACAAATGTTCAGCTTGAATATGCTTAAACATATCTCCGGAAATGGCATTGACCGCATACATCTTTCCTTCACTATCTACAACCTGTACTTCACGCGTCTGTAGATAATTACCTTCTGCTCCTTCATTATTAAGAGAATGTAAGTTTAAAGTAACAAGACCAGAAACTGCCAGTGAATGGATTTTCATACAAATTTACCTCCCTAAAATTTTATTGTTAATTAACTTTGTCCAGCGACTCTTCCTCACGAGGTTCTCTTGCATAACCGTAAGCTAGAAGGAGCATTCCCACCAGTTCGGAACCGTAATGTTTAATTAAGGTGAAGACCTGATTTAAATCTTCGGTAGTAATATTCTTTCTTGTTTCCTTCCCCTGTTCCATACGTTTAGTATTTTCAGCATTATATGATTGAACAAACTCGGATAGCTCTGTGATAAACTCATTTTGAAACTTAACTTTACGTTTCCACTTTTGCGCAAGACCATATTGAATTTCAAAAGGTGCTTTCCCTGTCATTGATTTTCTAATTTGCGGGCTAATAGTTGACTTTCTAATTGCCGTAGCTATATTTAGAAATCCATGATTTTCTATAATCTCCTTAAAGTCTGACATAAATATCCTCCTTAAATTCTGTGTAGTAAAAGCTTGAGCATGCTTTTTCTGAACTTGACATTGAATAAAGTGAGCACCATAAGCAGCAAGAAAATCGAAAAAAGTTCTATAGTCTCCTGTAGAAAGAAAATCTCGATAAGTCAACAAGAGTGCTATATCATTAGAATGACTTTCATCTAAAGTTCTCAAACATTTTTTGTGTTCTGCCAAAATACCCAGCCAATCCTCAGCGTCTTGATGGTTATGTACTTGAAACCAATCCGGCATTCCTAAGAAAGACACATTCATAACAGCAGAAGCAGTACCCAGATTTTTAAAATAGGTGTTATAAATACCTCTAATAATATCTTTTGGAGTACGACCCGCCAGCTTAATAGAACCTGTACCCTGCTGGAACTCTTCGGAATGCTTAATTAGCTTTTCTGTAATATTTAGGGAAGCCTGAATATCTAACCAAACTGACCCCCTAATACGCTCACTTAGTAAATCATCCCTCAAAGTTTTTAAGTTTTTCGTACTTATGTCTCCAGGAGCAATCACCATCACTTTGGTATCTTTCCCATCATTTCCTGTGTTGTAAGCCAGAAGACCTATATGCATGGCCCGAAACTTCATCCACTCTTCGAACCAGTCAAGCAACTTAGGTGAGATGGAACTTGGACTACTACTATCAGGTTTTGGTCGATGAACCCCTTTACCTGCAACTGGATTAAAAAGTTGGAGCGTAGAAACAGCATTATGAAGTTTATCATCATTATTTTGATTTACTTCCTTTATATTTTGAAAACCAAAGCGGGACAATTTATTTAGCAAAATCGATGACATATCATCAGTTTCCAGAATGGCCTGAAATAATTGATTGTAGGCGTTAGAACCCATACGCATAGAATTAAATATTTTCATTATAGACAAATCATCTTTTGGCTTTGAAGGAGGGATAACCCCCTGTTCCTGCATAGCCTTTCCAATTTGTTTTCCTTTTCTGGCAGTTGTTTTTTGAAATTCTTGATAATTTTTCTCAACCTCCTTCTCTCCTTCATAATCGTACCAAGGGAAC
This window harbors:
- the cas4 gene encoding CRISPR-associated protein Cas4 — translated: MIKLRVTDVKQYIYCPRIIYFTYVCPVEKKITRKMEYGKEEHLELDRLEKRRTFKRYSLSEGERRFHQYLRSERLGLEGKLDMHIVSEGEYFPVEFKHTRKGPSLNHKYQLVSYAMLLEDYYNKPVRYGFLYIIPEKTPYPIQITPNARIFVKDVLEKIREIILKERIPRPNQHKGRCTDCEYRNYCGDVS
- the cas1 gene encoding CRISPR-associated endonuclease Cas1 is translated as MQLYISNFGSFLGKKSERLIVKENNKVVNEIPFHDLEQIIIDNPGVSLSTDCIRECVRHGIYISFLDFSGTPYASLISPYLVGTAMTRREQLMAYNDQRGIHLAKAFVEGKLKNQLNILKYFAKYRKGANRELYEQIYHGITWMEKFAEELKEIKGKCIDDIRGQIMSVEGRVGNIYWDMVKLLTDGKIEFPGREHRGAGDPFNSLLNYGYGILNQQIEKALVLAGLDIFCGYLHVDRPGKKSLVYDFIEEFRQPVVDRVVIAIVNKGIEIGMDGEYLDTQTKRDFAARIFERLDHKESFQGKKSALKTIIQNQARRIATFLRGEAKYKPFVSSW
- a CDS encoding DevR family CRISPR-associated autoregulator; protein product: MKIHSLAVSGLVTLNLHSLNNEGAEGNYLQTREVQVVDSEGKMYAVNAISGDMFKHIQAEHLYNLATEKSLPLCGPCQKFDANRIVADTEFAGAIPKDTPDNIVLSEAIKKCIIDDAEGILITSEVGGKKRAIGRKSVLEFGWVVGRPDVTKTESYFHVKYAPEGRGKGSGDESGANTGQNIFHRPASSGQYAVVLNIDLFRVGRNDINLEYVLPDQEREKRIKAVLQSVLFTFLKPNGAHRNTQNPHIVNFEGIISVSTSTVPAPVASALNPNYEEEIKTVKNALDKLHPQAVTLYPFNSLGEFAEKMGDLILQVKPYEAM
- the cas4a gene encoding type I-A CRISPR-associated protein Cas4/Csa1, encoding MYFLTDEERKQLLKSYLPKSRQMDIADELRGWNWNQPPLEPVYDIKLALYEIANSYCPTNRDLFLRRIDGVKARPNAAMLRGKLLHQVLVDVLVRAKKLIYLHGVGNYQEFLQEHKIPFKTNFERYRSQLSEEEFSSLARDAEILANFETSRIVARIQEILIKQPYIAEDSLVSLAIPVVVEQKLDGSFLGLSQNLSADAFTFSEPMIIDLKFGEPKKFHRLTTTGYALVMEAIHEFPVNLGCLVYAEFKNGRLSVKKDIHIIDDELRQWFIEERDEKMRMIYEEIDPGIAQNCYDTCPYYRNCLG
- the cas2 gene encoding CRISPR-associated endonuclease Cas2; its protein translation is MRTLVSYDIEDDRIRNKICEACKDYGLARIQYSVFIGDLNHNRRDELRQRLRRILGKNLGKILICPICDKDLRLMNEIRVEPGGIIIDD